A genome region from Haliotis asinina isolate JCU_RB_2024 chromosome 11, JCU_Hal_asi_v2, whole genome shotgun sequence includes the following:
- the LOC137256444 gene encoding ankyrin repeat domain-containing protein 50-like translates to METHDNRQLHKACRKGDLGRVKHILFQGSVDVNSRGEKHRKTPLMVAAQEGHVKLVHFFVRKGADVSLVDENGDNVLHMACRGGLMAIVKYIVKHTTVDINSKGMRGSTPLLQTVYCGYMDVFIFLVSKEANVSHVDDDGENILHLACRGGHEYMVRYVLEECSVDINSRGNNGETSLMKAASEGHIHVFRCLMSFGANRHLVDTDGDNILHHASIAGHGNMVVFIVTREMVDINSRGKYERTPLMRAAYYGHREICDLLVRFGGRMDLVDDKGHNILHLSALSGQVEMMKYILSLNTTDIDSRTQTGATPLMKAAYVGHKNVFEFLVSNGANVSHVDDRGDNILHHASFGGHTDMVQYILSQNLVNINSREKYGATPLMKAALIGHINVFEYLVRMKANVSQVDGNGENILHYASLRDDTKMVQYILSREMVNINSRGKHRRTALMKAAYYGKGKVVDLLVREGGLTNIVDVWGNNILHLATLGGHLEIVGYILSQNLVDINDRNKDGDTAAILANRAGRPDMYNLFDSHV, encoded by the coding sequence ATGGAAACCCACGATAACAGACAGCTCCACAAAGCCTGCAGGAAAGGGGACCTGGGCCGAGTGAAACACATCCTGTTCCAAGGTTCGGTTGATGTCAACAGTAGAGGTGAGAAGCACAGAAAGACACCACTTATGGTGGCGGCTCAAGAGggacatgtaaaactagttcACTTTTTCGTACGCaaaggagctgatgtatcacTCGTAGATGAAAACGGAGACAATGTCCTGCACATGGCCTGCAGAGGAGGACTTATGGCTATTGTGAAGTATATAGTCAAACATACTACTGTTGATATTAACAGTAAGGGAATGCGTGGATCAACTCCATTGCTCCAGACTGTATATTGTGGTTACATGGACGTGTTCATTTTCCTAGTGTCCAAGGAAGCTAATGTGTCACACGTGGATGACGATGGTGAGAATATCCTGCACTTGGCATGCAGAGGAGGGCATGAGTATATGGTGAGGTATGTACTCGAGGAATGCAGTGTTGATATTAACAGTAGGGGGAATAACGGAGAAACCTCTCTGATGAAGGCTGCATCAGAAGGACACATACACGTTTTTAGGTGCCTCATGTCATTTGGAGCTAATAGGCATCTCGTGGATACTGACGGAGACAACATACTTCATCATGCTTCAATTGCgggacatggaaacatggttgTGTTTATCGTAACACGAGAGATGGTGGACATTAACAGTAGAGGTAAATACGAGAGGACACCATTGATGAGAGCAGCATATTATGGACATAGAGAAATTTGTGATCTGCTTGTGAGGTTTGGTGGTCGAATGGACTTAGTGGATGATAAGGGTCACAACATCCTTCATCTTTCCGCTTTGAGTGGACAGGTCGAGATGATGAAGTATATCCTTTCCCTAAACACCACAGACATTGACAGTAGAACACAAACGGGAGCAACCCCGCTGATGAAGGCTGCATATGTAGGACACAAAAACGTTTTTGAGTTCCTCGTATCTAATGGAGCTAATGTGTCACATGTTGATGATAGGGGAGACAACATACTTCATCATGCCTCATTCGGGGGCCATACAGACATGGTTCAGTATATCCTGTCACAAAACCTGGTGAATATCAACAGTCGTGAAAAATACGGAGCTACCCCTCTGATGAAGGCTGCTCTTATCGGACACATCAATGTTTTTGAGTACCTCGTGCGCATGAAAGCTAATGTGTCACAGGTTGATGGTAATGGAGAAAACATACTTCATTATGCTTCATTAAGGGATGATACAAAGATGGTTCAGTATATCCTGTCACGAGAAATGGTGAATATCAACAGCAGAGGAAAACACAGGAGGACAGCTTTGATGAAGGCGGCATATTATGGAAAAGGAAAGGTGGTTGATCTGCTTGTGCGTGAAGGTGGTTTAACAAACATAGTAGATGTTTGGGGTAATAACATACTTCATCTGGCCACTTTAGGTGGACATCTGGAGATAGTGGGGTATATCCTTTCACAGAACCTTGTCGACATAAACGACAGGAACAAGGATGGGGACACAGCAGCCATTCTAGCAAACCGTGCAGGAAGACCTGACATGTATAACCTCTTTGATTCTCATGTTTGA